In Pyxidicoccus xibeiensis, the genomic stretch AGCGTGGACCGCCGCTCGCGGACGAGCGCCGTGACGGCGGCGAGCAGCTCCACCTCGAGGGCCAGCTCCACGCCGGGGTGCGCCTGGGCGAGCTCCTTGACGAAGGCCAGGAGCGCGCTCGTGGGGAACATGGCGTCCACCGCGAGCGAGAGCTTCGTCTCCTCTCCCGCCTTGAGCCGTCCGACGAGCCCCTGGAAGGCGTTGATGTCGTCATGGAGCCGCTGGGCGGCGGCGACGACGGCCTCGCCCTTCGCGGTCAGCCGAGGAACACGGCTGCTCCTGTCGAAGAGGCGCAGGCCCAGCTGTTTCTCCAGCCGCTTCATCGCCTGGCTGACCGCGGGCTGGCCCTGTCCGAGCCGCCGGGCAGCGGCCGAGAAGCTCTTCTCCTCCGCCACGGCGCGGAGGGTGCGGAGCTGGTCGATGGTGACGCCGTCGAGCATCCACGGACTGCATCACAGGCCAGGGGGCCCGTGAAGCGCCGTCACCGGGCCCGCCATTCCCCCGGGCAGCGTCCCCGCCGGAGCATGCTTCCTCCCGGGCCTGCCTTTGCCGGTGCGTGGATGCCACGCCGCGCGCGAGACCTATCCTCCCAGGAGTGGCAGCCCGCAGGCGCCCCCTTCCGTCAGAAGAGAGCCCCCGCGCCCTGATGGCTGGCTGCTGGGAGGCGCGACGCATGTCCGAGGTGCTGGAGTACCCGGTAGGCAGGCGGCCGGAAGCCAGTCCCAAGGTGTCGGTGACCCGCGTATTCATGATTACGACGGTCGCGGCGCTCGGCGGCTTCCTGTTCGGCTTCGACACGGCCGTCATCAACGGCACCATCGGTGCGCTGCAGACGACCTTCAACGCGGGGAGCTGGGCGCTCGGCCTGTGTGTGTCCTCTGCCTTGATTGGCTCGGCGGTGGGCGCGTTCTTCGCCGGGCGGCTGGCGGACCGCTTCGGGCGGACGCGCAGCATGATGATTGCCTCGGGCCTGTTCGCCATCAGCGCGCTCGGCTCGGGGTTCGCGTTCTCGCTGTGGGACCTGGGGCTGTGGCGCCTGGTGGGCGGAGTGGCCATTGGTGGCGCCAGTGTCGTCGCGCCGACCTACATCGCGGAGATTGCGCCCGCCCACCTGCGCGGCCGGCTCGGCTCGCTCCAGCAGATGGCCATCGTCGTGGGCATCTTCGTGGCCCTGCTCGGGGACTACGCCCTGGCCGCGGGCGCGGGCTCGGCCGCCAATCTGTACTGGCTCGACTTCGCCGCCTGGCGATGGATGTTCTGGACGGGGGTGCCCCCCGCGCTGCTGTATGGCCTTGGCGCGCTCATCATCCCCGAGTCCCCGCGCTACCTCGTGGCCAAGGGGCGCGAGCGGGAAGCACTGAACGTGCTGCGCGAGACGCTGGGCGCCGCCGCGCCGCTCCGGCTGGTGGAGGTCCGGGCGTCGCTGCGCGCCTACAAGCCGGCTCGCCTTCCGGACCTGAAGGGCCCGCGCGTCGGGCTGCTGCCCGTGGTCTGGGTGGGCATCGTCCTGGCGGTGCTCCAGCAGCTCGTGGGCATCAACGTCATCTTCTATTACTCAAGCGTGCTCTGGCAGGCGGTGGGCTTCTCCGAGCACGACTCGCTGCTCATCACCGTCATCACCAGCATCACCAACATCCTCACCACGCTCATCGCCATCGCCTTCGTGGACCGCATCGGACGCAAGCCGTTGCTCCTCGTGGGCTCGCTCGGCATGGCCCTCACGC encodes the following:
- a CDS encoding sugar porter family MFS transporter, with protein sequence MSEVLEYPVGRRPEASPKVSVTRVFMITTVAALGGFLFGFDTAVINGTIGALQTTFNAGSWALGLCVSSALIGSAVGAFFAGRLADRFGRTRSMMIASGLFAISALGSGFAFSLWDLGLWRLVGGVAIGGASVVAPTYIAEIAPAHLRGRLGSLQQMAIVVGIFVALLGDYALAAGAGSAANLYWLDFAAWRWMFWTGVPPALLYGLGALIIPESPRYLVAKGREREALNVLRETLGAAAPLRLVEVRASLRAYKPARLPDLKGPRVGLLPVVWVGIVLAVLQQLVGINVIFYYSSVLWQAVGFSEHDSLLITVITSITNILTTLIAIAFVDRIGRKPLLLVGSLGMALTLGTLALLFATAPLDAQGNPVLQGTVGMVALVAANLYVVFFGFSWGPVVWVLLGEMFPNRIRAVALSLAAMAQWVANFLITATFPVLARAGLGWAYGLYTTAAVFSVFFTWFWIRETKGRELEQMG